GGATAGGAACCAGATTCCACATAATCAGCATAGAGCATTTGCCCTGCGGCTTCGACGATTTCATCGACGACAGGTTCATAGTTCCAATTGCGAAGGTAGCTGGGGTCGCTCGTACCACCAACTCGCTTACCAATAGATGAACGATTTGCACCATCCGCACAGAGTAAGTTAGAACCTATCGACTGAGTAAGGCGAATATCTCTGGCGAATGTACCATCACTAGCGGCTACTAAAACTTCTTGCCAATCACGGAAATACCCCGATCGCCTTGATTGGATATGTTTTCCTTTTTGGGCTAACAGTGCATTGGCTCCAAGCAGGATATCACCCATTTCTCGCATGGGACTACATTGCGCGATCCATGATTCTTTCTCTTTTTTAGTGGCATAGTCACGGAATAGCTCTAAATGAATAGAAGGAATAATCGATTTTTGAGAAGGAAGCTGTAGTCCTAGGATGGACAGAGCGCGTTCGAGGGCTGATTTTAGTCCTAGAAAAGTCAAATCATTGGTGCTGACATAACAATCGGCTTTGCCCTTAAAAGCACGAATCCCTGCGCCTGTAGACAGTCTTGGCGAGATACTTGTAATCGTGTCATCTTCTGCAAGACAGCTAATGTAATTATTACGCTCTAAGAAAAACTCTACAAAATCCGCACCTGCGGCGCGTCCAAGTCCCAACAGAATCGCCAGTGGGGCTTCCCATGTTTCGTCAAAGCGATCGCTAACGGTTGCATATTGCAGATTTGCTAGCTCTTTTGTCTGAATCAGGTTACCGATCATGATATTTAACAGTTAATTAATTATTTCTTCTGCAAGTGTAACAAATCAAGAAATGCTCTCAGTGAATGCTATCGCAAGGACAGAGATAATTAGGAAAAATCGAAACTCAAATTAATTAAGGCGGCGCTTTGCGCCACCTTAATTAATTTGAGTTTTATATTCTCGGCAAAATTTACATTGCTCAAAAGTTAGCTATAGCAATCCTAAATGGTTTGTGGAAGGACACCCCGATGGGGTGTCCTTCCACAAACCAAAAAAATCCACAAATGATATAGGACTGCTATATACAGCAACTATCGATCTAACGAACCACAATAAAATTTTTGAAAGTGTTACAAAGCAACACTTTCAAAAATTTTATTGGTTTGGATTTGAGTATAAGGCGCTGTAAAAGTAACAGTTGCACATTTTTGCAACAGGAAGATTGCTACGGTAAAATTATGAAATTTTACTATAAATATTAGCTGTCACAATTTTTTATTATGTTTTAAGGACTACAAGCAATGTAAGTTTTGCTTAGGACATAAAACCCAAAAGATGAGTGGCGGCGCGAAGCGCCGCCACTCATCTTTTGGGTTTTGATTTGTCCTAGCTATCTCTTGCATTGCTATACATGCGATTGGAAAAATCATAGTTTAGAAGCTTTGCTATACTTACCTTGAGACGATTATCATAAATCTTCATTAGTTCTTCCCGATTTTAAGTGGAACGCAGATGATCAATCTATGGCTACTGTTGAGTGATGGCAAGCACGGGGGCTTGTCCCTACCTAAACATTGGATGTCATTTCGTAGTGCTGTCTCACCTGCCAGTACTAGGTTTTACTATCACCATAATCTTTGTAAACTATGAACTAACTGGAGTTATGAGTGAATGTCCCTCTAGATTTAGATCCTGACAGATGCGTATCATCAAAGGATGCGAAAATTAGTAGTTTAGTTAACCATTCAAGTATTGAAATGGATAAATTCAGATCAAGGATGCTGATTTGCTCAGAAATTTTGCAAAGTATGCGCCATTATGACAATCAGTGCGATAACGTAGAAAAAATTTTTCAAACAATCACCACAAAGTTACTAAATTTAGTTCAAGCTGTTCATGTTTCTATCTATAAGCTTGATAAATTTGCCGATCGCCATAGTGGAATAGGGATCAGTGGCAAGATTATTGCAGAGGCGATCGCACCACAATGTCAGCCTTGCTCGCAATTTCAGCTT
This genomic stretch from Pseudanabaena galeata CCNP1313 harbors:
- a CDS encoding TldD/PmbA family protein, whose protein sequence is MIGNLIQTKELANLQYATVSDRFDETWEAPLAILLGLGRAAGADFVEFFLERNNYISCLAEDDTITSISPRLSTGAGIRAFKGKADCYVSTNDLTFLGLKSALERALSILGLQLPSQKSIIPSIHLELFRDYATKKEKESWIAQCSPMREMGDILLGANALLAQKGKHIQSRRSGYFRDWQEVLVAASDGTFARDIRLTQSIGSNLLCADGANRSSIGKRVGGTSDPSYLRNWNYEPVVDEIVEAAGQMLYADYVESGSYPIIMANQFGGVIFHEACGHLLETTGIEAKTTPFAEMKGKKIAHENLTAWDEGRSEEAFGTIDMDDEGMPTQRTLLIENGILKNFISDRAGELRTGHPRTGSGRRQSYAYAAASRMRNTYIDAGDFSLDDLFASVDKGIYCKKMGGGSVLPTGQFNFAVDEAYLIENGKITKPLKGATLIGDAKEIMQEISMSSRDLELAAGFCGSVSGSVYVTVGQPHIKVDAITVGGR